One Oryza brachyantha chromosome 3, ObraRS2, whole genome shotgun sequence DNA segment encodes these proteins:
- the LOC107303425 gene encoding putative F-box protein At1g23770 codes for MKLRLRSMDQRGGAGAVAETHRVQLPDTATLSDVKAFLATKLSAAQPVPAESVRLTLNRSEELLAPDPSAALPAFGVASGDLLHFTLSPLPSPLPPPSQPQPQSQPLHRNPNANPSPVVPSIARAVGSTKSPVEPDAPSLARAFDAIKSPVDSGSSSSLPQASYLKPGLPSASDPHHPVPPDVVMADAFAATRSTPSFVVKAIKREIENAGGAGGSIIYRLAVALHAALLDSGFLSANPVGSRLQMPQDWGSGSFIPISMKYTVPELVEALPVVEGMVAVMSYSLMGNFMIVYGHVPGAPSEVRRLCLELPELVPLLYLDSDEVCATEEREINQLWRVLKDEMCLPLMILLCRLNNLSLPPCLMALPGDVKVKILDFIPGVDIARVQCTCKELRDLAADDNLWMKKCEMEFKAQGEGSRVGRTWKERFGAAWKVSTNKRPKTTRPRFSNYRRGYYPYSPHVFPVIGGDTDRLPFFGHRNPLGRTFGNQRRNISPSCNFSGHGHNFLG; via the coding sequence ATGAAGCTTCGTCTGCGTTCCATGgaccagcgcggcggcgccggcgccgtcgccgagacCCACCGCGTGCAGCTGCCTGACACGGCCACGCTCTCCGACGTGAAGGCTTTCCTCGCCACCAAGCTGTCCGCGGCGCAGCCCGTGCCCGCCGAGTCCGTGCGCCTCACACTCAACCGCTCCGAGGAGCTCCTCGCCCCCGACCCCTCCGCTGCCCTCCCGGCCTTCGGCGTCGCTTCTGGTGACCTCCTCCACTTCACGCTCTCTCCACTCCCATCGCCCTTGCCTCCGCCCTCCCAGCCCCAGCCCCAGTCCCAGCCCCTGCACCGTAACCCTAACGCTAACCCTAGCCCTGTTGTTCCCTCGATCGCGAGAGCTGTTGGCTCGACCAAATCTCCTGTGGAACCTGATGCCCCCTCGCTTGCGAGGGCTTTTGACGCGATCAAATCTCCCGTGGATTCTGGTAGCTCCTCGTCGCTGCCGCAGGCCTCATACCTGAAGCCTGGCTTACCTTCCGCATCTGACCCACATCATCCGGTACCACCGGATGTGGTGATGGCGGATGCCTTCGCTGCGACCAGGAGCACGCCAAGTTTCGTCGTCAAGGCAATCAAGAGAGAGATCGAGAATGCGGGCGGTGCAGGTGGATCCATCATCTACCGCCTTGCTGTGGCGCTGCACGCGGCCTTACTCGATTCTGGCTTCCTCTCTGCAAACCCGGTGGGGTCTCGCCTTCAGATGCCACAGGACTGGGGTTCAGGTTCTTTTATCCCCATATCAATGAAGTATACCGTGCCAGAGCTTGTAGAAGCGTTACCTGTAGTTGAGGGGATGGTGGCAGTGATGAGCTACTCCTTGATGGGGAATTTTATGATTGTATATGGGCATGTGCCTGGGGCACCATCAGAGGTGCGAAGGTTGTGCTTGGAGCTGCCGGAGCTTGTGCCTTTGTTGTACTTGGATAGTGATGAGGTGTGTGCaacagaggagagggagattAATCAGCTGTGGAGGGTGCTGAAGGATGAGATGTGCCTGCCTCTGATGATATTGTTGTGTCGACTGAACAATTTGAGCTTGCCACCATGCTTGATGGCACTGCCAGGTGATGTCAAGGTGAAGATCCTGGATTTTATTCCAGGGGTGGATATTGCTAGGGTTCAGTGTACGTGTAAGGAATTGAGGGATCTTGCTGCAGATGATAATCTTTGGATGAAGAAGTGTGAGATGGAGTTCAAAGCTCAAGGGGAGGGTTCTCGGGTGGGCAGGACTTGGAAGGAAAGGTTTGGGGCAGCCTGGAAGGTTTCTACCAATAAGCGCCCGAAGACAACCAGGCCGAGGTTTTCGAACTATAGACGGGGTTACTATCCTTATAGTCCACATGTCTTTCCGGTGATTGGCGGGGATACAGACAGGCTCCCGTTTTTCGGGCATCGCAATCCTCTTGGGCGCACCTTTGGAAATCAGCGCAGGAACATCTCACCCAGCTGCAATTTTAGTGGACATGGTCACAACTTTCTTGGTTAA